In Clostridia bacterium, the following are encoded in one genomic region:
- a CDS encoding MerR family transcriptional regulator translates to MEKVYSIGEVIKKLNINKETIRYYEKIGLLSQPQKASNGYRVYSEEDINIIWFIQITKKFGFTLKEIKTLITTIYNEIIGGDARHIISIVNNKINEIENKVSELEKTKKLLQKVNYSIISQKKECFGDLESFFEGRFEDNT, encoded by the coding sequence ATGGAAAAAGTTTATAGTATAGGAGAAGTAATAAAAAAGTTAAATATAAACAAAGAAACTATAAGATATTATGAAAAGATTGGCTTACTTTCCCAACCTCAAAAAGCAAGTAACGGATATAGAGTTTATTCAGAAGAAGATATTAATATAATCTGGTTTATTCAAATTACTAAAAAATTTGGGTTCACTTTAAAGGAAATAAAGACTCTAATAACAACGATATACAACGAAATAATAGGTGGAGATGCTAGACACATAATATCAATTGTGAATAACAAGATAAATGAAATCGAAAACAAAGTATCTGAGTTGGAAAAAACCAAGAAACTACTTCAAAAAGTAAACTATAGCATAATATCACAAAAAAAAGAATGTTTCGGGGATTTGGAAAGTTTTTTTGAAGGACGTTTTGAAGACAATACTTGA
- a CDS encoding type II toxin-antitoxin system RelE/ParE family toxin: MIYKIKYEKDCLKYLKKLDRNTQIRILNAINQLPFGDVKRLQGNTGDYRLRVGSYRIVFSKDDENLIISVIEIAPRGEIYKRL, encoded by the coding sequence ATGATATACAAAATTAAATATGAGAAAGATTGCCTCAAATACTTGAAGAAATTAGATAGAAACACGCAGATAAGGATTCTTAATGCAATAAATCAATTGCCATTTGGGGATGTGAAAAGACTACAGGGTAATACAGGAGATTACAGATTACGGGTTGGTAGTTATAGGATTGTATTTAGTAAAGATGACGAAAACTTAATTATCAGTGTGATTGAGATTGCTCCTCGTGGAGAAATATACAAGAGACTATAA
- a CDS encoding EFR1 family ferrodoxin (N-terminal region resembles flavodoxins. C-terminal ferrodoxin region binds two 4Fe-4S clusters.), whose amino-acid sequence MVIENNTILYFSGTGNSLQVAKDIGNSIGGFDLLKITVLENEEKIVVKTGVLGIVFPVYYARLPLVVEKTIKKLELSKGVYVFAVATYGGAPATVLKKLERILGINGISLNAGFLVHMPKNHVFEYNTKPVKAENWIFKREKEKIKKISDMVREKRNSKCEISRLIIDTIVDKAFTAITDKIMDTINIRDTKFWVNENCNGCRLCEKICSVKNIEFKTEPIWRHNCERCTACIQFCPKEAIQWGNKTVNRKRYRNPNVDIKELTN is encoded by the coding sequence ATGGTAATAGAAAATAACACAATACTATACTTTTCGGGAACAGGTAATAGTCTGCAAGTAGCAAAAGATATAGGTAATAGCATTGGGGGTTTTGACTTACTTAAAATAACAGTATTAGAGAATGAAGAAAAGATTGTAGTTAAAACGGGGGTTCTTGGAATAGTATTTCCAGTATATTATGCCCGTCTACCGCTGGTTGTAGAAAAAACAATAAAGAAATTGGAGCTCAGCAAGGGTGTATATGTTTTTGCTGTGGCAACTTATGGTGGAGCACCTGCAACAGTTTTAAAAAAGTTGGAGAGAATATTGGGGATTAATGGAATATCGCTTAATGCAGGATTTTTAGTTCATATGCCTAAAAATCATGTTTTTGAGTATAATACCAAACCTGTGAAAGCGGAAAACTGGATATTTAAAAGGGAAAAGGAAAAGATTAAGAAAATCTCAGATATGGTCAGAGAAAAAAGAAATAGTAAATGTGAAATAAGCAGATTAATAATTGATACAATCGTTGATAAGGCTTTTACTGCCATTACGGATAAAATAATGGATACCATCAATATAAGAGATACGAAATTTTGGGTTAATGAAAATTGTAATGGATGCAGATTGTGTGAAAAAATTTGTTCTGTTAAAAATATTGAGTTCAAAACAGAACCTATATGGAGGCATAACTGTGAAAGATGCACGGCATGTATTCAATTTTGCCCGAAAGAAGCTATTCAGTGGGGTAATAAGACTGTTAACAGGAAAAGGTATAGAAATCCAAATGTCGATATCAAAGAATTAACTAATTAA
- the rlmH gene encoding 23S rRNA (pseudouridine(1915)-N(3))-methyltransferase RlmH translates to MKVTLIAVGKLKEKYLKEGISEYLKRISRFCDMEILEVEDEQAPDNLSLAQEQQIKKKEADRILKKVKEGSCVIVLDVKGEKMGSECFASKLNSFFISGSSHLTFIIVGSLGIDKSLIDVSRFRFSMSELTFPHQLARLILVEQLYRAFKIINGETYHK, encoded by the coding sequence ATGAAAGTAACATTAATAGCAGTAGGTAAGTTAAAGGAGAAGTATCTTAAAGAAGGTATAAGCGAATATCTGAAAAGAATATCCAGATTTTGCGATATGGAGATATTGGAGGTTGAGGACGAACAGGCTCCTGACAACCTGAGTTTGGCACAAGAGCAGCAAATCAAGAAAAAAGAAGCTGACAGGATACTAAAAAAAGTTAAAGAAGGCAGTTGTGTAATCGTATTGGATGTCAAAGGCGAGAAAATGGGGTCAGAGTGCTTTGCTTCAAAACTCAACTCTTTTTTTATATCCGGATCTTCCCACTTAACTTTTATTATAGTAGGCTCTTTAGGTATAGATAAAAGCCTGATTGACGTTTCAAGATTCCGGTTTTCCATGTCTGAATTGACCTTTCCGCATCAACTCGCCAGGTTGATACTTGTAGAGCAGCTGTATAGGGCATTTAAAATAATAAACGGTGAGACGTATCATAAATGA
- a CDS encoding FtsX-like permease family protein: MWLKKIRKKKLQCFLIGTLLFLTSLIFASSLSMITSINGYVDKYYSNEDFYDLFIFNSASVATNSILQWGESNSQVNDVKVMDAFSSGNNLYRNDKDLKLAWYNVLPLEDLTKLPFGINKVTSLNNDIHPNEGEIWLTQLMADNFDISIGDILTFKTQDKDVKLKVTSIINDSLQPSSLNSMINLYINKNNAQDFSSFMKAPLVLIDTKQGADVSKLQTDLTETVKVGGYALSKDVLAQSATSVSTTIGGICTLASLLVFIVSILLIRFILWNNILKEYKSIGIYKALGFSKGEILKFYITGYSLTAVIGSVLGALSCIPILNYTTSKVTKYIGNFDGVSVNFTAILATVFLFSLVVIINLYFVIRRTNKISPVTALRTGITSSKKKLTKSIIKNNTSPIALAVNDIFKYKKSSLYITLALTLPLALVLLFGNFNVTTVKMKENSNVWFGLPKSGITISASITSPNGAINKALSEVKMDRRVKNYVYGSISYTGVTLNTKKYPLKGTMNSVFVMNSYNSDLGFTIIDGHNPENYNEVAVSINILEDTGLSVGDYIELSINNKNNNYLISGSYNSMMNEGYGIRMLDSAIKKEFPEFVGSELFVNLKDSSQIEAFEKDINDKFDNLDADEMHPLLKYTVDSIPGTLLPVTYLLIIVFIAFSSITILNIIIVNMRDNRRNFGIMKALGFTSVEISLRYLLRILILTLVSGAVAVFFNLTAARPMIAAAVSKLDVLVISPTTMAALLTAMILLVISITLVCCKNIKNTKPTELIEE, translated from the coding sequence ATGTGGCTTAAAAAAATAAGAAAGAAAAAACTTCAATGTTTTCTTATAGGAACCTTATTATTCTTAACCTCTTTAATATTTGCAAGCAGTCTCTCTATGATAACCTCAATTAATGGCTATGTTGATAAATATTATTCTAATGAGGATTTTTACGATTTATTCATATTCAACTCAGCTAGTGTTGCTACCAATAGTATTTTGCAGTGGGGTGAAAGCAATTCACAGGTTAATGATGTTAAAGTCATGGATGCTTTTTCATCAGGAAACAATCTGTATAGGAATGACAAGGACTTGAAGCTTGCATGGTATAACGTTCTTCCACTGGAAGATTTGACAAAGCTTCCCTTTGGAATAAACAAGGTTACTTCCTTAAATAATGATATCCACCCTAATGAGGGAGAAATTTGGCTTACGCAGCTTATGGCAGATAATTTTGACATAAGTATTGGAGATATACTGACCTTTAAGACACAGGACAAAGACGTAAAATTGAAGGTAACTTCTATAATAAATGACTCTTTACAGCCATCTTCCCTGAATAGTATGATTAATTTGTATATTAACAAAAATAATGCTCAGGATTTTTCTTCCTTTATGAAAGCACCATTAGTACTAATTGATACTAAACAAGGTGCAGATGTTTCCAAATTACAAACAGATCTCACAGAAACGGTAAAAGTCGGAGGATACGCTCTCAGTAAAGATGTGTTAGCTCAGTCAGCGACTAGCGTCTCTACAACAATAGGTGGAATTTGCACCTTAGCTTCCTTGCTTGTATTTATTGTCTCAATCCTTCTGATACGTTTCATACTATGGAACAATATTCTAAAGGAGTATAAATCCATCGGTATATATAAAGCCCTCGGTTTTTCAAAGGGCGAAATACTTAAATTCTACATAACCGGATATTCGTTAACTGCTGTCATAGGAAGCGTTCTTGGAGCATTAAGCTGTATTCCTATCTTAAACTACACAACATCAAAGGTTACAAAATACATCGGAAATTTTGATGGAGTAAGTGTTAATTTCACAGCTATTTTGGCTACAGTATTTCTATTTTCACTAGTAGTAATAATTAACTTATATTTTGTAATAAGAAGAACTAATAAGATTTCTCCTGTAACGGCTCTCAGGACAGGTATAACTTCTTCAAAGAAAAAACTTACAAAATCCATCATAAAGAATAATACCTCTCCCATAGCATTAGCAGTAAATGATATCTTTAAGTATAAAAAGTCTTCATTATATATTACCTTGGCCTTAACCTTACCTTTAGCTCTGGTATTACTTTTTGGCAATTTTAATGTAACTACGGTAAAAATGAAGGAGAATTCCAACGTTTGGTTTGGGCTCCCTAAAAGTGGCATTACAATAAGTGCATCAATAACTTCGCCTAATGGAGCTATAAATAAGGCTTTGAGTGAGGTTAAGATGGATAGAAGAGTAAAAAATTATGTTTATGGCTCTATATCCTATACAGGCGTAACACTTAATACCAAAAAATATCCTTTAAAAGGTACTATGAACAGCGTGTTTGTCATGAACTCCTATAATAGTGATTTAGGCTTTACTATCATCGATGGGCATAATCCCGAAAACTATAATGAAGTAGCAGTTTCTATAAACATACTGGAAGATACAGGCCTGTCGGTTGGAGACTATATAGAGTTGTCTATAAACAACAAAAATAATAACTATTTAATTTCAGGCTCTTATAATTCAATGATGAATGAAGGGTATGGCATAAGAATGCTAGACTCTGCAATAAAAAAAGAGTTCCCTGAATTTGTAGGAAGCGAACTGTTCGTAAACTTAAAAGACTCTTCTCAGATAGAAGCCTTTGAGAAAGATATTAACGACAAATTTGACAATTTAGATGCAGACGAAATGCATCCATTGCTTAAATACACAGTTGATTCCATACCGGGTACCTTACTTCCTGTAACATACTTATTGATTATAGTATTTATAGCCTTCAGCTCAATAACTATTTTAAACATTATCATAGTGAATATGAGAGACAATAGAAGAAATTTTGGAATAATGAAGGCTTTAGGTTTTACGTCAGTGGAAATAAGTCTCAGGTATCTGCTCAGGATTTTAATATTAACACTGGTTAGCGGTGCAGTAGCTGTTTTCTTTAACTTAACTGCAGCGAGACCTATGATTGCTGCTGCAGTTTCTAAACTGGATGTGTTGGTAATATCTCCGACTACAATGGCAGCTCTGCTAACAGCCATGATTCTTTTGGTAATATCAATCACACTTGTGTGCTGTAAAAATATAAAAAATACCAAACCTACTGAATTAATAGAAGAATAG
- a CDS encoding MBL fold metallo-hydrolase, translated as MVRFCSLYSGSSGNCLYISAGKTKLLIDAGVSAKKVIEALCSIGEKPSELSAILVSHEHSDHTRGAGIISRKFNIPIYANNKTWETMEREIGPVDINNRKYFSTEEEFELGAVSIKTFSIPHDASEPVGFNFFVDGKKITTATDIGHITKSLLNNFYMSDLILLESNHDVEMLKVGPYPWHLKKRILGDRGHLSNEMAGKVVAHLAENGTKRFLLGHLSKENNFPELAYQTVYNALTEKKICVGTDVTLEVALRDRTSIVVEI; from the coding sequence ATGGTTCGTTTCTGTAGTTTATATAGTGGAAGCAGTGGAAATTGCCTGTACATTTCTGCAGGAAAAACAAAGCTGCTCATAGATGCTGGAGTAAGTGCCAAAAAGGTTATAGAAGCGCTTTGTTCTATTGGCGAAAAGCCTTCGGAATTAAGCGCTATTTTAGTATCACACGAGCACTCGGATCATACCAGGGGTGCAGGTATCATTTCAAGGAAATTCAACATTCCCATATATGCAAATAATAAAACCTGGGAAACGATGGAGAGGGAGATTGGCCCTGTAGATATAAATAACAGGAAGTATTTTAGTACAGAAGAAGAGTTTGAACTGGGCGCTGTTTCTATAAAAACATTTTCTATTCCGCATGATGCATCTGAACCGGTAGGATTTAATTTCTTTGTCGATGGTAAGAAGATCACTACAGCAACTGATATAGGGCACATAACAAAAAGTCTGCTGAATAACTTTTATATGAGCGATCTCATACTGCTGGAATCAAATCATGATGTTGAGATGCTGAAGGTAGGACCCTATCCGTGGCATTTGAAGAAGAGGATTTTAGGTGACAGGGGTCATTTATCAAACGAAATGGCAGGCAAAGTAGTTGCACATTTGGCAGAAAACGGGACAAAAAGGTTTTTGCTTGGCCATTTGAGTAAGGAGAATAATTTTCCCGAATTGGCTTATCAAACGGTATATAATGCCCTTACAGAAAAAAAGATCTGTGTAGGTACTGATGTGACTCTGGAAGTTGCTTTGAGAGATAGGACCAGTATTGTGGTAGAGATATGA
- a CDS encoding M48 family metalloprotease: MLVSDIFKCFLRLSIEASFLICIVLLIKLLLRNRMGARWHYVIWILPALKLLLPYTPKTVVSVFNLFTLFQNKIGLNRGFAGEYIVLNSPSNMAFFTGETAISKGVVPVGTLTEDENLQFVDGFFNRLNSPFDYVALVWIVGIVVLAVYLLLSNVKFRKFIASNEISVSSDIANLLYESRMALKIGYEIKALVVKGLKGPALFGLFRPVLLIPDELEGKMDVEELRHVILHELGHIKQKDLVINWIAGVLTVLHWFNPIIWFAFARMRLDREISCDAYVLWRSDYIEQDKYAQTILKAVKIFNGYVSNHFITGILGSKAHMRKRIVAIVSFEVKKYNLSFIATALFALLSVILLTGAIKIEAVGDMSPGGDKRHLASGNTLTKEHDTNDAVLSLLKTSEHFKFYYNKSDENNIDKLVKSLESNYITISECLGHKLDFKLLIKVWPDQGSFREATGMPEISYKVVSSCDGHTMNILSPSYKDRVDIQNVGVHDLTHIFIQDINPINNVIWVHEGIESYVAREIDSEWLKNYIGEVVRNNRIPNITDLSGDTLYYYEFSYTIVEFIIKECGYESINDLIKAPYDFEKVFGFDENEFMKRWVQYLKKHYT, from the coding sequence ATGTTGGTTTCAGATATTTTCAAATGTTTCTTGCGTTTATCTATAGAAGCTAGCTTTCTAATATGTATTGTATTGTTAATCAAGCTACTGCTGAGGAACAGAATGGGTGCCAGATGGCATTATGTGATTTGGATTCTTCCTGCACTAAAGCTTTTATTGCCGTATACGCCTAAAACTGTAGTAAGTGTATTTAATTTATTTACATTATTTCAAAATAAAATTGGCTTAAACCGTGGATTTGCTGGAGAATATATTGTGCTAAACTCACCTTCAAATATGGCTTTTTTTACAGGAGAAACAGCGATTTCAAAAGGTGTAGTGCCAGTCGGTACCTTGACGGAAGATGAAAATCTTCAGTTTGTAGACGGATTTTTCAATAGACTAAACAGTCCATTTGATTATGTTGCACTTGTTTGGATTGTAGGGATAGTAGTTCTTGCTGTGTACTTGCTTTTATCCAATGTAAAATTCAGGAAATTCATTGCATCCAATGAAATTTCTGTCAGCAGCGATATAGCAAATTTGCTATATGAAAGCAGAATGGCACTAAAAATCGGTTATGAAATAAAGGCTTTAGTTGTTAAAGGACTAAAGGGCCCTGCATTGTTCGGCTTATTCAGGCCTGTACTGCTTATACCTGATGAATTGGAAGGAAAAATGGATGTAGAAGAATTACGCCATGTTATCCTTCACGAATTGGGACATATAAAACAAAAGGATTTGGTTATTAACTGGATAGCAGGAGTTCTCACAGTGTTGCACTGGTTTAATCCTATTATTTGGTTTGCCTTTGCAAGGATGCGGTTGGACCGAGAAATATCTTGTGATGCGTATGTTCTTTGGCGGTCAGACTATATTGAACAGGACAAATATGCACAAACTATCCTAAAAGCCGTTAAAATTTTTAATGGATATGTCAGTAATCACTTTATCACAGGGATATTAGGAAGTAAAGCTCATATGAGAAAAAGGATTGTGGCAATTGTATCATTTGAGGTTAAGAAATACAATCTTTCATTTATAGCAACTGCTCTGTTTGCTTTATTAAGTGTTATTTTACTAACTGGTGCAATTAAGATAGAAGCAGTTGGAGATATGAGTCCCGGTGGTGATAAGAGGCACTTAGCATCGGGAAATACTCTAACTAAGGAACATGATACTAACGACGCAGTACTGAGTCTGCTAAAAACTTCAGAGCATTTCAAATTTTATTATAACAAAAGTGATGAAAATAATATTGACAAACTGGTTAAATCATTGGAAAGCAACTACATAACAATATCGGAATGCCTCGGACATAAACTTGATTTTAAACTTTTAATAAAAGTATGGCCTGATCAGGGCAGTTTCAGGGAAGCAACCGGAATGCCGGAAATATCTTATAAGGTTGTAAGCAGTTGTGATGGACACACAATGAATATCCTGTCCCCATCTTACAAGGATAGGGTTGATATTCAAAATGTAGGAGTACATGACCTGACACATATTTTTATTCAAGATATAAATCCCATCAATAATGTAATATGGGTACATGAAGGCATAGAATCATATGTGGCAAGAGAGATTGACAGCGAGTGGCTAAAAAATTATATAGGTGAGGTAGTTAGAAATAATAGGATTCCGAATATTACCGATCTGAGCGGTGACACATTGTATTATTATGAATTTTCTTATACTATAGTAGAATTCATAATTAAGGAATGCGGGTATGAAAGCATAAATGATTTGATCAAAGCCCCTTATGATTTCGAAAAGGTTTTTGGATTTGATGAAAATGAATTCATGAAAAGATGGGTTCAATATTTAAAAAAGCATTATACATAG
- a CDS encoding ABC transporter ATP-binding protein, with protein MKTSVIKTNNLCKSFITGKTALNVIKNLNLDIYEGDFTVIMGSSGSGKTTLLYTLSGMDTATSGCVNLLGNDITSMKESELSSIRKKDISFVFQSINLLPDITIFENIAYCGYGVNKNKKEVNAKSMKLLETFGLSEAKDKYPSEVSGGMQQRVAIARAVITSPKILFGDEPTGALNSSAGEEVLDILSNLNNSGQTVVMVTHDLRAAARASRLIYLKDGRIDGELALDKFSKADYKNRETIIFEFLKEKGW; from the coding sequence ATGAAAACATCAGTTATAAAAACAAATAATCTTTGCAAGTCCTTTATCACAGGAAAAACTGCTCTAAATGTTATTAAAAATTTGAATTTGGATATATATGAGGGTGATTTTACAGTAATAATGGGAAGCTCGGGTTCAGGAAAAACCACATTACTATATACCTTGAGCGGAATGGATACAGCAACCAGCGGCTGCGTAAACCTACTTGGCAATGACATAACTTCAATGAAAGAAAGCGAACTTTCTTCCATAAGGAAAAAGGATATTTCCTTTGTTTTTCAAAGTATAAATCTATTGCCTGACATAACTATTTTTGAAAATATAGCTTACTGCGGCTATGGTGTAAATAAAAACAAAAAGGAAGTAAACGCCAAATCCATGAAGCTTCTTGAAACCTTTGGCTTATCAGAGGCTAAGGACAAATACCCCTCTGAGGTATCAGGAGGTATGCAGCAAAGGGTGGCGATAGCAAGAGCTGTAATAACATCACCTAAAATATTATTCGGTGATGAACCTACAGGTGCTCTCAATTCCTCAGCAGGAGAAGAAGTTCTGGATATTTTATCGAATTTAAACAATAGTGGTCAGACAGTAGTTATGGTTACACATGATTTAAGAGCTGCCGCACGTGCTTCCAGGTTAATTTACTTAAAAGACGGCAGAATTGATGGTGAACTGGCCTTGGATAAATTCTCAAAGGCTGATTATAAAAATAGGGAGACCATAATATTTGAATTCCTGAAGGAGAAGGGGTGGTAA
- a CDS encoding BlaI/MecI/CopY family transcriptional regulator, whose translation MKQIPRISDTEWNVMKILWEHPYYTAMQVYEALKESTAWKPNTVRTLLSRLVAKGIISYKEDAKTYFYFPLVTEEQSIRAEGKSFLQKVYNGALNIMLTNFIEENNLTEKDIKELEQLLQKKKTQRR comes from the coding sequence TTGAAACAAATACCCAGGATTTCCGATACGGAATGGAATGTAATGAAGATATTATGGGAACATCCCTATTATACGGCGATGCAAGTCTACGAGGCTTTAAAAGAAAGCACGGCGTGGAAGCCGAATACGGTGAGAACCCTTCTCAGCAGGCTGGTAGCAAAAGGGATTATAAGCTATAAGGAAGATGCTAAGACGTATTTCTACTTTCCTTTAGTCACGGAAGAGCAAAGTATCAGGGCTGAAGGTAAATCCTTCCTTCAAAAGGTGTATAATGGTGCACTTAATATCATGTTGACGAACTTTATTGAAGAAAATAATCTTACTGAGAAGGACATAAAGGAACTTGAGCAACTACTTCAAAAAAAGAAAACTCAAAGAAGGTAA
- a CDS encoding response regulator transcription factor — MANEKILIVEDDKDIRNLLKDYLTSDGFIVNCCDNGGNAISVFKSFNPDIIVLDIMLPEVDGIEICRIIRNSSLVPIIMLSAKSGDIDKVLSLGVGADDYMTKPFSPMEIIARIKAHLRRYKTFSSPSNNTTTDKRGFGQLTIDSKSYKVTYRDKEIRFTSREFEIIDFLSQYPSQVFSKEQLYDNVWGLSGFGDLNTIAVYIKRIREKFSEHNISFIKTVWGVGYKWEEDSYE; from the coding sequence TTGGCAAATGAAAAAATCCTTATTGTTGAAGATGATAAAGATATCAGAAATTTATTAAAGGATTACCTGACAAGTGACGGGTTCATAGTAAACTGCTGCGATAACGGGGGAAATGCCATCTCTGTTTTCAAATCCTTTAACCCCGACATTATTGTTTTGGACATAATGCTTCCAGAGGTTGACGGTATTGAAATCTGCAGGATCATCAGGAATTCTTCCCTTGTACCCATAATAATGCTCTCTGCTAAAAGCGGAGATATAGATAAAGTGCTATCCTTAGGTGTCGGTGCTGATGATTATATGACCAAGCCTTTTTCACCAATGGAGATAATCGCTAGAATTAAGGCTCATTTGAGGAGGTATAAAACCTTTTCATCCCCATCAAACAATACTACTACAGATAAAAGGGGGTTTGGCCAGTTAACTATTGACAGCAAAAGCTATAAAGTTACATACAGGGATAAAGAAATCCGTTTTACCTCCAGAGAATTTGAAATAATAGATTTCTTGTCCCAATATCCATCCCAGGTTTTCTCCAAGGAGCAGCTCTATGATAATGTTTGGGGTTTAAGCGGATTTGGGGATTTAAATACTATTGCAGTCTATATAAAAAGGATTCGTGAAAAGTTTTCTGAGCACAATATTAGCTTTATTAAAACAGTTTGGGGCGTTGGTTACAAATGGGAAGAGGATTCATATGAATAG
- a CDS encoding HAMP domain-containing histidine kinase codes for MNRKKVAFKLSFFTLIVILSAVFVVMYSYALTYSETTFYPKVNKGRLLTSSVMTNIEEALVKNNPTARVKSPYPFAVIDLHGKVLFSSIEKYRKGMTVNLNDFIEYDNRASLEYPGYIKYSAPLILTNKQVGSAIFLIPEEAFLPISPGMTTALRLAPIVAALLVISALTISAYLSLRKDIFAPLATLHESASRILKGDYSYKIHYDYDNEMGNFCHDFESMRDELKFSKEKELAVKANEKELLACLSHDIKTPLTAIHGYVSGIKDGIVKDKEGIDSYCTIILNRVRMLTKLLEDILEHSKAELNKMEISLSEFFCEDFFRDILDDLSVEVENKGLQFIYPKTIPNLLLSGDKKRLAQVIYNLVSNSIKYSKEHGTISIYFENDNSYIYVYIKDNGIGISSADIPKIFNKFYRGEKSRNQNIPGSGLGLSISKYVIEAHGGFINCVESSSEGTVFCFALPI; via the coding sequence ATGAATAGAAAAAAAGTAGCCTTCAAGTTAAGTTTTTTCACTCTGATTGTAATTTTGTCCGCTGTGTTTGTTGTTATGTATTCCTATGCTCTTACATACAGTGAAACCACCTTTTATCCTAAAGTAAATAAAGGCAGACTTTTAACAAGCTCAGTAATGACAAATATTGAAGAAGCTTTGGTGAAAAATAATCCAACTGCCCGGGTAAAGTCCCCTTATCCCTTTGCCGTTATAGATTTGCACGGTAAGGTTTTATTCTCGTCTATTGAGAAATATAGAAAAGGTATGACCGTCAACCTGAATGATTTCATAGAATATGATAATAGAGCTTCCCTGGAATACCCTGGGTATATCAAATATTCTGCCCCACTCATTCTTACTAATAAGCAAGTTGGATCAGCTATCTTTTTAATCCCCGAGGAGGCCTTTTTACCCATATCGCCAGGTATGACAACTGCATTACGCCTAGCCCCTATCGTGGCTGCACTTCTCGTAATCTCTGCTTTAACAATTTCAGCATATTTATCTTTAAGGAAAGACATCTTTGCGCCCCTGGCTACACTTCATGAAAGCGCCAGCAGAATCTTAAAGGGGGATTATTCCTATAAAATTCACTATGATTATGATAATGAAATGGGCAACTTTTGCCATGACTTCGAGTCTATGAGAGACGAGTTGAAGTTTTCAAAAGAAAAAGAGCTGGCTGTCAAGGCAAATGAAAAAGAGCTTTTAGCTTGCTTATCCCATGATATTAAAACACCTTTAACAGCTATTCATGGGTATGTGTCGGGTATTAAAGATGGAATTGTTAAAGATAAGGAGGGCATTGATAGCTATTGCACAATTATTCTAAACAGGGTAAGGATGTTAACTAAGCTCCTTGAGGATATACTAGAGCATTCAAAGGCTGAGCTTAACAAAATGGAAATCTCTCTGTCTGAGTTCTTCTGTGAAGATTTCTTTAGAGATATTCTGGACGACTTATCCGTGGAAGTAGAAAATAAAGGGCTTCAGTTCATCTACCCTAAAACAATACCTAACCTGCTGCTAAGTGGTGATAAAAAGAGACTTGCCCAGGTAATCTATAACTTGGTATCAAATAGTATTAAGTACTCAAAGGAGCATGGTACAATCTCTATTTACTTTGAAAATGATAATAGCTATATTTACGTATATATAAAGGACAATGGTATTGGTATATCTTCAGCCGATATTCCTAAAATATTTAATAAATTCTACAGGGGAGAAAAGAGCAGAAACCAAAACATTCCTGGTTCTGGCCTGGGTCTCTCTATTTCTAAATATGTTATTGAAGCTCATGGTGGCTTTATAAATTGTGTAGAATCGTCCTCGGAAGGCACAGTTTTTTGTTTTGCTTTGCCCATATAA